GTCAGCCATTATCGTCTGCGACTATGGCCATGGTGCTCGGGCACCCTTGTGGTTTGAGCTGAGGCAAGGTCAACGCCCTGCCTCATCAGTTTCTGTCTGGTACTGTTGGGATGCTTCTGGCCCATGAAGCCATCAACCAAGGCCGCACCAAGAGCAGCTGTTGCAACTTTGGCGCCCTTGGGGCCGAGCCAGGGACCAGATTCATGACCAGATTTCATCGCAGCTTGAGCACCAGCTGTGAAAGCAGTACGGGCACCAGCCTGGACCATGGGGTTCTGCCACCATGCAGTCCGTGGCTTGGTGCTAGCAGGCATGGAGCTGCGACGTCCGGCAGGACCGCTGCCGCGATTCTTCTGTGTGGTCGGAGGCCGACCTCGATTTGGAGATCGAGCAGGATCTCGCCCACGACGGTCTCTTGTTTGAGACCGTGGGCGTCGTCGactggcagcagcagcggcacTCGCTCCAGCTCCGGCAGCTCCAAGTTTGGCACCGTAATGATCATCCTCCGAGTCAGAGTCGGAGTCTGGATATCGTGACTTTCGACCCCGTCCTTGCGACTTAGAACGAGGTGACGGTGACACTGATCTTCCATGGCGCCGAGGCGATTCCGGCTCAGCATCGCGGTGCTTGGACCGTCGTTGGTCTCGAGGATCATCGGGGTATGCGCGTGAAGTTGGTTCCCGGGCATATGCATTACGATCGTAAGGATGCACTGGTGGAGCATCGCGCTCGAATCGAGGGTATCTGTCAGGTCGTGCGTCCCGTTTTCCACGGATGGGTAACTCCCGTTCCCGATCCCGATCCCGCCCTGAGCGAGGCTCGCGTGAAGATTGGCGAAATTCTCGCTCGGGGGAATGAG
The window above is part of the Fusarium oxysporum f. sp. lycopersici 4287 chromosome 8, whole genome shotgun sequence genome. Proteins encoded here:
- a CDS encoding hypothetical protein (At least one base has a quality score < 10), with translation MIGEQKAVPVADMSRSVVDGVPGLIDEAETSALPPFGPPPDSPRRKARSARPDRDAHSPEREFRQSSREPRSGRDRDRERELPIRGKRDARPDRYPRFERDAPPVHPYDRNAYAREPTSRAYPDDPRDQRRSKHRDAEPESPRRHGRSVSPSPRSKSQGRGRKSRYPDSDSDSEDDHYGAKLGAAGAGASAAAAASRRRPRSQTRDRRGRDPARSPNRGRPPTTQKNRGSGPAGRRSSMPASTKPRTAWWQNPMVQAGARTAFTAGAQAAMKSGHESGPWLGPKGAKVATAALGAALVDGFMGQKHPNSTRQKLMRQGVDLASAQTTRVPEHHGHSRRR